Proteins encoded in a region of the Gammaproteobacteria bacterium genome:
- the lpxD gene encoding UDP-3-O-(3-hydroxymyristoyl)glucosamine N-acyltransferase, whose product MSDEKSYTLGTLADLLGVRLVGDKDCLISGLATLTTGAPGKLCFLSNPSYTRQLAECRASAVILEEKFAEACPVSKLISSAPYVSFAQATQLFDATPVPPQGIHPSASVSSSARLADNVSIGANAVIEGGVSLDSGTRIGAGTFIGEGCQIGVNCRLFANVSLYHGVRLGNNVIVHSGATIGADGFGFAFDGQKSVKIHQLGGVLVGDDVEIGAGSTIDRGAIEDTIIEQGVKIDNQVQIGHNARIGAHTVICGCAAVAGSAEVGRYCVLGGGSGVVGHIRIVDRVRVSAMSLVSKSITEAGDYSSGTGIVSSTQWRRNAIRFNQLDSMAKRLSRLESKN is encoded by the coding sequence GTGAGTGACGAAAAAAGTTATACACTTGGCACACTTGCAGACCTGCTCGGTGTCAGGCTGGTCGGGGACAAAGACTGCCTTATCAGCGGTCTGGCGACTCTCACCACGGGAGCGCCGGGAAAACTCTGCTTTCTCAGCAATCCCTCGTATACCAGGCAGTTAGCCGAGTGCCGTGCATCTGCCGTGATTTTAGAAGAGAAGTTTGCTGAGGCCTGTCCAGTAAGCAAGTTGATATCTTCGGCACCCTATGTCAGTTTCGCCCAGGCGACACAGCTCTTTGACGCCACACCGGTCCCCCCCCAGGGCATCCACCCCAGCGCCTCCGTTTCTTCCTCCGCCCGTCTGGCCGACAATGTTTCCATTGGTGCCAACGCGGTAATCGAAGGGGGTGTCAGCCTGGATTCCGGAACCCGTATCGGTGCTGGTACTTTTATCGGTGAAGGCTGCCAGATTGGAGTCAATTGCCGTTTGTTTGCCAATGTGTCTCTCTATCACGGTGTACGGCTGGGTAACAATGTGATCGTCCATTCGGGTGCCACTATTGGTGCTGATGGATTCGGGTTTGCGTTTGACGGGCAGAAATCGGTCAAGATTCATCAGTTGGGCGGTGTGCTGGTGGGTGACGATGTAGAGATCGGCGCCGGTTCTACAATAGATCGTGGTGCCATTGAAGATACCATTATTGAACAAGGGGTTAAAATAGATAACCAGGTTCAGATTGGGCATAATGCAAGGATCGGGGCACATACTGTGATATGCGGCTGTGCGGCAGTTGCGGGCAGTGCCGAGGTTGGGCGGTACTGTGTGCTGGGCGGCGGCTCAGGCGTCGTGGGGCATATACGGATTGTTGACAGGGTCAGGGTAAGCGCCATGTCGTTGGTCAGTAAGAGCATAACCGAGGCTGGAGATTATTCTTCGGGCACGGGTATCGTCAGCTCAACCCAATGGCGTCGGAATGCCATTCGATTTAACCAGCTGGACAGCATGGCCAAACGCTTGAGCCGGCTTGAAAGCAAGAATTAG